Proteins encoded within one genomic window of Bacteroides sedimenti:
- a CDS encoding polysaccharide lyase family 8 super-sandwich domain-containing protein: protein MKNRKRYLTAILTDLAKRSGLGRHSVVLSLLLFTCFMPVKAQKTLFYFEETTMESDYWSASNSTISLSKEHAREGTQALKWQANGGAKLVLDYSKKYPGYNISYGKVVYIPIYCLKPSNDKLLVTFYNGSTKICEGRHDLNYQGWVPFQRYIYQDFGKYVTQNFTRIEITYLPSETGSTQTLWLDGICTSASNSAATSNNNFYICHLGPQMITDYRAGYFPDRSNLNIYFMEAYSRTMNEKDSIPVTGQQVAEVDAVLANYRNISVKTYESKLAEATTFVNDRNITETADGGINASSSWLVYTPEQAYNSAYYVASLAYAAIDKANTTAKDNLLKLTRYLLDYGVSPGGGPVGMQSSNYTPCREFAKGFLYAMPIYEEYDSTHPGVNLKKRVLQLLSWCYNYGYIYNEHRPELVTLDQVHVKSQFYYNLASYFPTAPERASELRHIVRFLERMTELRSGEVGVIKPDGLGFHHGAMHNSYMYGFQTWINQVAVLKGSSFRIGLSAYENVRKFVTTHYLQCVTSGSSAFYSNAQCGRGPFNLTAGVSQKGLESLAYIGGDVTGTSYDSQVAALCKFFYPGSLFTDKAADLNGFYQMNYGNMGVFRNKDYTVTMRGLSSDFWGTEIYSNANRFGRYQSYGTTEVLYNRSGGLSSSGYPTNYGWDWNVVPGTTTVHTSWKELNPGGQESVSRLPRADEYQSNNFAGSLSGGDCGIFAIDFKEDPINTWGGPAYRYTPTGLTFKKSVFACDSLLICLGSNINFNSGMNKVVATNLFQNILSSYTGSLFLNSEVAANNEQDADYPLSGNPFWLLTPAGTGYYIPSYAGTLHVVKGTQSTPDPYIDYTTLPENFPMITNPVAKAWLTHSSKVGGDSYQFVVAPNQTATGMKLLADQLNHRLPYTVLQQDNAAHILRLENSKTTAYAVFDAQANLVSLGTPVTKVDHSCLLISRESTELNQLTLDIALPDVMNEQLITVTLKGKWTLETVPESVENVDNSQPDVTTVSVRLKDGLKTRLTFSSVLSSIKPVVDAKRKLTVKADKSNLSVSVIIPGTSNNYSIELYNSSGVRIPLEGKLSQTDNGVMINAADFAPGLYLIRAIESKGEILGSKLMW, encoded by the coding sequence ATGAAAAACAGAAAAAGATATCTTACTGCAATTTTAACCGACCTAGCGAAAAGAAGCGGTTTGGGAAGGCATTCAGTTGTGCTTTCACTGCTTCTATTTACCTGTTTTATGCCGGTAAAGGCACAGAAAACGCTTTTTTATTTTGAGGAGACAACGATGGAAAGTGATTACTGGTCGGCTTCGAATAGCACCATCTCATTGAGCAAGGAGCATGCCCGGGAAGGAACACAAGCTTTGAAGTGGCAGGCGAACGGTGGTGCAAAACTAGTACTGGATTATTCAAAGAAATATCCAGGCTATAACATATCTTACGGAAAGGTGGTCTATATCCCGATATATTGTCTGAAACCTAGTAACGACAAACTGCTTGTTACATTCTATAATGGTTCAACAAAAATATGTGAAGGCAGGCACGATCTGAATTACCAGGGATGGGTGCCCTTTCAACGTTATATCTATCAGGACTTCGGCAAGTATGTAACTCAGAACTTCACTCGTATTGAAATAACCTATCTGCCTTCAGAAACCGGCAGCACTCAAACATTATGGTTGGATGGAATCTGCACTTCGGCAAGTAACAGTGCGGCTACATCGAATAATAATTTTTATATCTGTCACCTGGGACCTCAGATGATTACTGATTACCGTGCCGGATATTTCCCCGACAGATCAAATCTGAATATTTACTTTATGGAGGCTTATTCGCGGACCATGAATGAAAAGGATTCAATCCCGGTGACCGGCCAGCAGGTTGCTGAGGTAGATGCCGTTCTGGCAAACTATCGGAACATAAGCGTTAAGACGTATGAGAGCAAGCTGGCAGAGGCAACTACATTTGTAAATGACAGGAATATAACAGAAACAGCCGACGGAGGGATTAACGCCAGCTCGTCCTGGCTTGTGTATACTCCCGAACAAGCTTATAATAGTGCCTATTATGTGGCATCGCTGGCGTATGCAGCTATAGACAAAGCAAACACTACGGCTAAGGATAATTTACTGAAGCTGACACGTTATCTGTTGGATTATGGGGTTTCTCCCGGAGGAGGTCCGGTAGGAATGCAATCGAGCAACTATACTCCTTGCCGGGAGTTTGCGAAAGGGTTTCTGTATGCAATGCCAATCTATGAGGAGTATGATAGCACTCATCCAGGGGTGAACCTGAAGAAAAGGGTGCTTCAGCTGCTAAGCTGGTGTTATAATTATGGGTATATCTACAATGAACATAGACCCGAACTGGTTACGCTGGACCAGGTTCACGTTAAATCGCAATTCTATTATAACCTGGCTTCTTACTTTCCAACGGCTCCGGAAAGAGCATCGGAACTAAGGCACATTGTCAGGTTTCTGGAAAGGATGACTGAACTGAGAAGTGGTGAGGTAGGGGTTATAAAACCTGATGGGCTTGGTTTCCATCATGGGGCGATGCATAATTCTTATATGTATGGCTTTCAAACCTGGATAAACCAGGTGGCAGTGTTGAAAGGAAGCTCTTTCAGGATAGGACTTAGTGCATACGAGAATGTGCGTAAGTTTGTGACAACTCATTATCTGCAATGTGTTACAAGCGGAAGCTCGGCATTTTATTCGAATGCACAGTGCGGTAGAGGCCCCTTTAACCTGACAGCGGGTGTTTCTCAGAAAGGTCTCGAATCTCTCGCTTATATTGGTGGTGATGTGACAGGAACTTCTTATGATTCTCAGGTGGCAGCACTTTGCAAGTTCTTTTATCCGGGAAGCTTATTCACGGATAAAGCTGCTGACTTGAATGGCTTTTACCAGATGAACTATGGAAATATGGGAGTATTTCGGAATAAAGACTACACAGTAACCATGCGTGGCCTCTCTTCTGACTTTTGGGGAACAGAAATATACTCGAATGCAAACCGTTTTGGACGCTATCAGAGTTACGGCACAACGGAGGTATTATATAATCGTTCAGGTGGACTCTCTTCAAGCGGGTATCCTACTAATTATGGATGGGACTGGAATGTGGTGCCGGGTACAACAACCGTGCATACTTCCTGGAAAGAACTGAATCCGGGAGGGCAGGAGAGTGTGAGTCGTTTGCCAAGAGCCGATGAGTACCAATCCAATAATTTTGCAGGTAGTCTGTCCGGCGGAGATTGTGGTATATTTGCAATTGACTTCAAAGAAGATCCGATAAATACTTGGGGAGGTCCGGCATATCGTTATACCCCTACGGGCCTGACATTTAAGAAGAGTGTCTTTGCTTGCGACAGTCTGCTGATTTGTCTGGGAAGCAATATTAATTTTAATTCCGGAATGAACAAGGTGGTGGCAACCAATCTTTTCCAGAACATATTAAGTTCGTATACCGGCTCTCTTTTCCTTAACAGTGAGGTGGCGGCCAATAATGAACAGGATGCCGATTACCCATTGTCGGGCAATCCTTTCTGGTTGCTGACTCCTGCCGGGACGGGATACTATATACCGTCATATGCAGGTACTCTTCATGTGGTGAAAGGCACCCAATCGACTCCGGACCCTTACATTGATTACACAACCTTGCCCGAGAATTTCCCGATGATCACCAATCCGGTGGCGAAAGCCTGGCTCACTCACTCTTCAAAGGTAGGGGGAGATAGCTATCAGTTTGTAGTGGCTCCTAATCAGACAGCGACAGGGATGAAACTGCTGGCCGACCAGCTGAATCATCGTTTACCTTATACCGTATTGCAGCAGGATAATGCTGCGCATATTCTCCGTCTGGAAAACAGTAAGACCACTGCTTATGCCGTATTTGATGCTCAGGCAAATCTTGTTTCATTGGGCACGCCCGTTACCAAAGTAGATCATTCCTGCCTGCTGATTTCCCGTGAGAGTACAGAGCTTAATCAGTTAACCCTTGATATTGCTTTGCCGGATGTGATGAATGAACAGCTAATCACCGTAACATTGAAAGGGAAATGGACATTGGAAACAGTCCCTGAATCAGTGGAAAACGTTGATAACAGTCAGCCCGATGTTACAACTGTTTCAGTCCGTCTGAAAGATGGGTTGAAAACCAGATTGACCTTTTCGTCTGTGCTCTCTTCTATAAAACCGGTTGTAGATGCAAAACGAAAACTGACAGTGAAGGCTGATAAGAGCAATCTTTCTGTTTCGGTAATCATTCCCGGAACATCAAATAATTACTCTATTGAATTGTACAATTCTTCGGGTGTCAGGATTCCACTCGAAGGAAAGCTTTCGCAAACCGATAATGGCGTAATGATTAATGCTGCCGATTTTGCTCCCGGCCTCTATCTTATCCGGGCAATTGAAAGTAAAGGAGAGATTCTGGGAAGTAAACTGATGTGGTAG
- a CDS encoding sulfatase family protein, translating to MKDQLLSGLLPGIILFTGCSLQKKEAENLQTSRPNVIYIYADDLGIGDLSCYGATKISTPNIDKLAGQGVQFTNAYASSATSTPSRFCLLTGKYPWRQENTGIARGNAGMIIDTTCVTMADVFKRAGYSTGVVGKWHLGLGGPQGPDWNHEISPSPMDLGFDYEFLIPATVDRVPCVYVENKHVVNLDPNDPIQVNYDKKVGNWPTGKDNPELLKVHPSQGHENTIINGISRIGYMTGGKSALWTDEDIADVITNKAKDYIIKNKNNPFFLYFGTQDIHVPRVPNKRFAGKSGLGVRGDVILQLDWTVGQIMQTLDSLGIAQNTLLIFTSDNGPVIDDGYKDQAFEKLNGHTPMGIYRGGKYSAYEAGTRVPFILRWPACAKPAKQQALFSQVDVFASFAHILKQPLGKNIAPDSRNCLPTMLGKHNDNRDYIIEQNLNNTLAIVKGNWKYIEPSSASRLEKYTGMELGNEKTPQLYNLDSDPCEKENVAQRHPGIVKELAAILLREKNKRTNK from the coding sequence ATGAAAGATCAACTACTGTCAGGTCTGTTGCCGGGAATTATACTATTCACCGGATGCTCTTTGCAGAAGAAAGAGGCTGAGAACCTGCAAACCAGCAGACCCAACGTTATTTATATTTATGCCGACGACCTTGGAATAGGCGACCTGAGCTGTTATGGTGCTACAAAAATAAGCACCCCTAATATAGACAAGCTGGCCGGACAAGGCGTTCAGTTTACTAATGCCTACGCATCATCTGCCACCAGTACCCCATCACGCTTCTGTCTGCTTACCGGGAAATATCCCTGGCGACAGGAAAACACAGGTATTGCCCGTGGAAATGCCGGAATGATTATCGATACAACTTGTGTAACAATGGCCGATGTTTTCAAAAGAGCCGGATACAGTACGGGAGTTGTCGGGAAATGGCACTTGGGATTAGGCGGTCCGCAAGGGCCTGACTGGAATCATGAGATTTCACCTAGCCCAATGGATTTAGGATTTGATTACGAGTTCCTGATTCCTGCCACTGTAGACCGCGTGCCTTGTGTTTATGTGGAAAACAAACATGTGGTGAATCTGGATCCCAATGACCCCATTCAGGTTAATTACGATAAGAAAGTAGGCAACTGGCCTACCGGAAAAGATAATCCAGAACTCTTGAAGGTACACCCCAGTCAGGGACACGAAAATACGATCATAAACGGAATCAGCCGTATTGGCTACATGACCGGGGGAAAGTCTGCTTTGTGGACCGATGAGGACATTGCCGATGTAATCACCAATAAGGCCAAGGATTATATTATAAAGAACAAAAACAATCCTTTCTTCCTTTACTTTGGTACACAGGACATTCATGTACCGCGCGTTCCGAACAAACGATTTGCGGGAAAAAGCGGATTGGGAGTTCGTGGTGATGTGATTCTTCAGCTTGACTGGACAGTGGGACAGATAATGCAAACACTGGATAGCCTGGGCATTGCCCAGAACACCCTTCTTATCTTCACCAGTGACAATGGTCCGGTGATTGACGACGGATACAAAGACCAGGCGTTTGAAAAGCTGAACGGACACACCCCGATGGGCATTTACCGCGGTGGCAAATATAGTGCATACGAAGCCGGAACACGAGTTCCATTCATTCTTCGGTGGCCGGCATGTGCCAAACCCGCCAAGCAACAGGCGCTCTTTTCGCAGGTGGATGTGTTTGCATCGTTCGCTCATATCCTGAAACAACCTTTGGGAAAGAATATTGCCCCCGACAGCCGCAACTGTCTGCCCACCATGCTGGGCAAGCACAACGACAACCGCGACTATATTATTGAGCAGAACCTAAACAACACCCTGGCCATTGTCAAAGGAAACTGGAAATACATTGAACCCAGTAGTGCAAGCCGACTGGAGAAATATACAGGCATGGAGCTCGGTAACGAAAAAACGCCGCAACTCTACAATCTTGATTCGGACCCTTGCGAGAAAGAGAACGTTGCACAAAGACACCCCGGGATTGTAAAAGAGCTTGCAGCCATCCTTCTGAGAGAGAAAAACAAAAGAACAAATAAATAA
- a CDS encoding sulfatase family protein, which yields MKRIDYLLGGAFLLAACGAHAQGSTDSKPNVIYVFPDQFRNCALEFWNQKEFNKYVHFKADPVHTPNLNQFAKESLVLSSAVSNCPLSSPHRGMLLTGMYPEGSGVSLNCNSTRPISSLNPNAECVSDVFSKSGYDCAYIGKLHVDYPTPNDPEHPGNYVEDRRPAWDAYTPKEKRHGFNYWYSYGTFDEHKNPHYWDSNGKRHQSNEWSPIHETNKVIDYLKNQHHERDGKKPFFMVLSYNPPHSPYNSLDDCMEEDFNLYKNMPMDSLLVRPNADRNMSKARSARYYFASVTGIDREFGRILSALKELGLDKNTIVVFSSDHGETMCSQGTDDPKNSPYAESLNVPFLVRYPGKIKPRVDNLLLSSPDIMPTLLGLSGLKTSIPKSVQGKDYSPVFLNKKNSVARPKAALYIRNMDGEKDKDGKVISYFPEARGIKTERYTLCLNINKKTGKLKSAQLFDDLKDPYQMKNLKLEEHKELVKSLCKQMVPLLKQANDSWYKKRILSEMIPY from the coding sequence ATGAAGAGAATAGACTATCTGTTGGGCGGAGCATTCCTTCTGGCTGCATGCGGAGCACATGCACAAGGCAGCACCGATAGCAAACCAAATGTAATCTATGTTTTCCCCGACCAGTTCAGAAACTGCGCATTGGAATTCTGGAACCAGAAAGAGTTCAATAAATACGTTCATTTTAAAGCTGACCCGGTTCACACACCAAACCTGAATCAATTTGCCAAAGAGTCGCTTGTACTCTCTTCGGCCGTCAGCAATTGTCCGCTCAGCAGCCCTCATAGGGGAATGCTGCTCACCGGCATGTACCCTGAAGGAAGCGGGGTTTCTCTGAACTGTAATTCCACACGACCCATTAGTTCACTCAATCCAAACGCGGAATGCGTCAGCGATGTGTTCAGCAAATCAGGCTATGATTGTGCCTATATCGGCAAGCTGCATGTAGACTACCCTACTCCGAATGACCCTGAACATCCCGGAAATTATGTGGAAGATCGAAGACCGGCATGGGATGCCTATACTCCCAAGGAGAAAAGGCATGGCTTCAATTATTGGTACTCGTACGGAACTTTCGACGAACATAAAAATCCGCATTACTGGGACAGCAACGGCAAACGCCATCAATCCAACGAATGGTCGCCCATACACGAAACCAACAAGGTTATCGATTATCTAAAAAATCAGCATCACGAACGCGATGGGAAAAAACCTTTCTTTATGGTGCTAAGTTACAATCCACCGCACAGCCCGTACAACAGCTTGGACGATTGCATGGAAGAAGACTTCAACCTATATAAAAACATGCCGATGGACAGTTTGCTGGTTCGTCCAAATGCCGACAGGAATATGTCCAAAGCCCGATCGGCTCGTTACTATTTCGCATCGGTAACAGGCATCGATCGTGAATTCGGACGCATTCTTTCCGCTCTCAAGGAACTGGGCTTGGACAAGAACACCATCGTAGTCTTCTCGTCCGATCATGGCGAGACAATGTGCAGTCAGGGAACCGACGACCCGAAGAATTCACCCTATGCCGAGTCGCTGAATGTTCCTTTCCTGGTTCGTTATCCGGGTAAAATCAAACCCAGGGTGGACAACCTTTTGCTTTCATCGCCCGACATCATGCCTACCCTGCTTGGACTTAGCGGACTAAAGACCTCCATTCCAAAGAGCGTGCAAGGAAAAGACTACTCCCCTGTTTTCCTGAACAAAAAAAATAGTGTGGCTCGCCCCAAAGCCGCCCTCTATATCCGTAATATGGATGGTGAAAAAGATAAAGATGGAAAGGTGATCAGCTATTTCCCGGAAGCACGGGGTATCAAAACAGAGAGATATACGCTTTGCCTCAACATCAACAAAAAGACCGGTAAGCTGAAGTCGGCTCAGTTGTTCGACGACCTGAAAGATCCCTATCAGATGAAAAACCTGAAACTGGAAGAGCATAAAGAGCTGGTTAAAAGCCTCTGCAAGCAGATGGTTCCTCTTTTAAAGCAAGCCAACGACTCTTGGTATAAGAAAAGAATACTCAGTGAAATGATTCCTTATTAA
- a CDS encoding aconitase X, with protein MENYRMELTQEEKEILQGKQGEVMVKVLKPIVVYGEAFGAKRLLPIKNPIHVVTGMSMTGLNAYYDMLDMLIHGGLKTKEPFTIDLRPFDFENVVYIEFG; from the coding sequence ATGGAAAACTATAGAATGGAACTTACTCAAGAAGAAAAAGAGATACTCCAAGGTAAACAGGGAGAAGTTATGGTCAAAGTATTAAAGCCGATTGTCGTTTATGGTGAAGCATTCGGAGCTAAACGGCTTCTTCCGATCAAAAACCCAATACATGTAGTTACAGGTATGTCGATGACTGGTTTAAATGCATACTATGATATGCTTGATATGCTTATTCATGGAGGATTAAAAACAAAGGAGCCTTTTACGATTGATCTCAGACCATTTGATTTCGAAAATGTGGTATATATAGAATTTGGATGA
- a CDS encoding TolC family protein has protein sequence MKNQVLLICILFLASIKTSAQNNNLDYFIQKGIESNPLFYDLGNKIKITELDSLKARALYNPIVSAASNLIIAPTYKGLGYDTAISNGQNIDATLTITKRLISNNNLKARLNSYKLDKKSIENQKQQSIDIVKKAVIDQYITTFMNQELLHLSDEIIAFLQKEDKVLIKLTTNSNIKQTDYLNFKVTLQQSLFNNEQQRMLWINNLSLLNYICGTNNNGTDSIVSPVIGLPVIIPFEESYYGKNDAIDSLKNKNNEQLIRLNYKPQVSVFANSGYTSSFMTTPYKNFGISLGVSMNLPIYDGKQKKLSLMQNDLNEQNRKTYRDANKKNYINQVQRLQQQIERYNKLISMTPQQFKYSRALVDANAHLLGTGEVSVTDFLLSINNYLNIKAIDIQNRTNRLLLINQLNYLISP, from the coding sequence ATGAAGAATCAGGTATTACTAATTTGTATTTTATTTTTAGCCTCAATAAAGACTTCTGCTCAGAACAATAACTTAGATTATTTTATCCAGAAGGGAATTGAGAGCAACCCTTTGTTTTATGACTTAGGAAACAAAATAAAAATTACAGAGCTGGATAGTTTAAAAGCAAGAGCTTTATATAATCCAATCGTATCAGCCGCTTCAAATCTTATAATCGCTCCTACTTACAAAGGATTAGGGTACGACACCGCTATATCTAATGGGCAAAACATTGATGCTACGCTTACAATTACCAAACGCTTAATAAGCAATAATAACCTGAAAGCAAGATTGAACAGCTATAAATTAGACAAGAAAAGCATTGAAAACCAGAAACAACAATCAATTGATATAGTTAAAAAGGCAGTTATCGACCAATACATTACAACCTTTATGAACCAGGAATTACTGCACCTCTCTGATGAAATTATTGCCTTTTTACAAAAAGAAGATAAGGTTCTTATTAAACTGACCACTAATTCCAACATTAAGCAGACTGATTATCTTAATTTCAAGGTTACACTGCAACAAAGCCTCTTCAACAATGAGCAACAACGTATGCTGTGGATCAACAATTTAAGCTTATTGAATTACATTTGCGGCACTAATAATAATGGAACAGACTCAATTGTTTCACCTGTTATCGGTTTACCTGTTATTATTCCTTTTGAAGAAAGTTATTATGGAAAAAATGATGCAATTGACAGTTTGAAAAATAAAAATAACGAGCAGCTTATCAGACTTAACTACAAACCCCAGGTTTCTGTTTTTGCCAACAGTGGATACACTTCTTCATTTATGACAACTCCATATAAAAATTTTGGTATCAGTTTAGGCGTCAGTATGAATCTTCCGATTTATGATGGAAAACAAAAGAAACTGTCGTTAATGCAAAACGATTTGAATGAACAGAATCGTAAAACTTACCGGGATGCAAACAAAAAGAATTACATAAATCAGGTACAGCGACTTCAACAACAAATAGAACGTTACAACAAGCTCATATCCATGACTCCTCAACAGTTTAAATACAGCAGAGCTTTGGTTGATGCCAATGCGCATTTACTTGGAACAGGAGAAGTTAGTGTGACAGACTTTCTTTTATCGATCAATAACTATCTGAATATAAAAGCGATAGACATCCAAAACAGAACCAACAGGTTGTTGTTAATCAATCAATTAAACTATTTAATTTCACCTTGA
- a CDS encoding efflux RND transporter periplasmic adaptor subunit — protein MNIKIIALLSLAGILIYSCGAKESASSSENQEPTTPVTVTTPEIASMQDEITLNATSVYILKTDITSTINGYIVESDIQLGDKVNKGEVLFRLQTKEAKSLGNEVNKLDPSFHFTGINNIVCPTRGYVIMSNHQQGDYVQEGQVLATISDEKSFGFVLNLPYELNGILGDNKEINICLSDGKKLTGIVNKIMPELDSVSQTQRVFLKIKQHVNLPENLVAKAILVKSRMNKAIILPKQAILSDEDQSTFWVMKLINDSTAIKVNIKKGIERDNRVQITEPLFTEKDRIIITGNYGLADTAKVAVQKTNIQLQ, from the coding sequence ATGAATATAAAAATAATAGCATTGCTGTCATTAGCCGGAATATTGATTTATAGTTGTGGCGCCAAAGAGTCCGCTTCCTCTTCTGAGAACCAAGAACCAACAACACCTGTGACTGTAACCACTCCGGAAATAGCATCAATGCAAGACGAAATTACGCTAAATGCAACTTCTGTTTATATTTTGAAAACAGATATTACATCTACTATTAATGGATATATTGTAGAATCAGATATTCAGCTTGGGGATAAAGTGAACAAGGGTGAAGTTTTATTTCGGTTGCAGACAAAAGAAGCAAAAAGTCTGGGTAATGAAGTGAATAAATTAGATCCATCTTTCCATTTTACAGGAATAAACAATATTGTATGCCCAACCAGAGGCTATGTTATTATGTCTAATCATCAACAAGGAGATTATGTGCAAGAAGGGCAGGTTCTGGCCACAATCAGCGATGAAAAAAGCTTTGGATTTGTATTGAATTTACCGTATGAACTTAATGGCATATTAGGTGATAACAAAGAAATAAATATTTGCTTATCAGATGGTAAGAAGCTTACAGGAATTGTCAATAAGATTATGCCAGAACTAGACAGCGTTTCTCAAACGCAACGTGTCTTTCTAAAGATAAAGCAGCATGTAAATCTTCCTGAAAATCTGGTAGCTAAAGCTATTTTGGTTAAAAGTAGAATGAACAAGGCGATAATTCTGCCCAAACAGGCAATCTTATCAGATGAGGATCAGTCTACATTTTGGGTAATGAAGCTTATTAATGACTCTACAGCTATAAAAGTGAACATAAAAAAAGGAATTGAGAGGGATAACCGTGTTCAGATTACGGAACCTCTTTTTACTGAAAAAGACAGAATTATAATCACTGGTAATTACGGTTTGGCAGATACGGCAAAAGTAGCCGTTCAAAAAACAAATATTCAGTTACAATGA